From Kogia breviceps isolate mKogBre1 chromosome 2, mKogBre1 haplotype 1, whole genome shotgun sequence, one genomic window encodes:
- the C2H2orf69 gene encoding mitochondrial protein C2orf69 homolog codes for MWGFGLLRSPPLLLLLPQLGIGVAAFSSQAGTMNLGGSSSRSGALGSPSAEQLRQQCVQLSAVPGADPQRGNELVLLAAAAAAAGEGLERRDLPGDLAKEAPQPPPQHHVLYFPGDVQNYHEIMTRHPENYQWENWSLENVATILAHRFPNSYIWVIKCSRMHLHKFSCYDNFVKSNMFGAPEHNTDFGAFKHLYMLLVNAFNLSQKSLLPKKNEKDLNKDTNASNCRSSSSHTTNGCRGEKERTCEKFDESAMRFYPPSLNGASFTLIGFSKGCVVLNQLVFELKEAKKDKNIDAFIKSIKTMYWLDGGHSGGSNTWITYPEVLKEFAQTGIIVHTHVTPYQVHDPMRSWIGKEHKKFVQILGDFGMQVTSQIHFANEAPSIENHFRVHEVF; via the exons ATGTGGGGGTTCGGGCTTCTGCGGTCGCCGCCGCTGCTCCTCCTGCTACCGCAGCTCGGAATCGGAGTCGCAGCGTTCAGCTCTCAGGCCGGAACCATGAACctgggtggcagcagcagccgcaGCGGCGCGCTTGGCTCCCCGTCAGCCGAGCAGCTCAGGCAGCAGTGCGTGCAGCTGTCCGCGGTGCCGGGAGCCGACCCACAGCGAGGCAACGAGTTGGTCctgctggcggcggcggcggcggccgccggGGAGGGACTGGAACGGCGGGACCTCCCTGGGGACCTGGCGAAGGAGGCGCCGCAACCACCGCCCCAGCATCACGTACTCTATTTCCCCGGGGATGTGCAG AATTACCATGAAATTATGACTCGTCATCCTGAGAATTATCAGTGGGAAAACTGGAGTCTAGAAAATGTTGCCACCATTTTAGCCCACCGGTTTCCCAATAGTTATATTTGGGTGATAAAGTGTTCCCGAATGCATTTGCACAAATTCAGCTGCTATGACAATTTTGTAAAAAGCAATATGTTTGGTGCTCCAGAACACAATACTGACTTTGGAGCTTTTAAGCACCTTTATATGTTATTAGTTAATGCTTTTAACTTAAGTCAGAAGAGTTTGCTACcaaagaagaatgagaaagatTTGAATAAGGACACCAACGCATCTAATTGTAGGTCCAGTTCTTCTCATACTACTAATGGTTGCcggggagaaaaagagaggaccTGTGAAAAATTTGATGAGTCTGCCATGCGTTTTTATCCACCATCACTAAATGGTGCTTCTTTTACTTTGATTGGATTCAGTAAAGGTTGTGTTGTTTTGAATCAGTTGGTTTTTGAATTGAAAGAAGCCAAGAAAGACAAGAACATTGATGCTTTTATCAAAAGCATAAAAACAATGTACTGGCTGGATGGTGGTCATTCTGGGGGAAGCAATACTTGGATTACTTATCCAGAAGTCTTGAAAGAATTTGCACAAACAGGGATTATTGTTCACACCCACGTAACACCTTACCAAGTACATGATCCAATGAGATCTTGGATTGGAAAGGAGCACAAGAAATTTGTTCAGATACTTGGAGATTTTGGTATGCAGGTGACTAGCCAAATTCATTTTGCAAACGAAGCTCCTTCCATAGAGAATCACTTCAGGGTTCATGAAGTATTTTGA
- the TYW5 gene encoding tRNA wybutosine-synthesizing protein 5 isoform X1, producing MAGQCFPVARLEGVSQEQFMEHLYPQRKPLVLEGIDLGTCTSKWTVDYLSQIGGRKEVKIHVAAVAQMDFISKNFVYRTLPFGKLVQRAAEEKHKEFFISEDEKYYLRSLGEDPRKDVADIRKQFPLLEGDIKFPKFFKEEQFFSSVFRISSPGLQLWTHYDVMDNFLIQVTGKKRVVLFSPRDAQYLYLSGTKSEVLNVDNPDLAKYPLFSKARRYECSLKAGDVLFIPALWFHNVISEEFGVGVNVFWKHLPSECYDKTDTYGNKDPTAASRAAQILDRALKTLAELPEEYRDFYARRMVLHIQDKAYSKNFE from the exons AGAAAACCTCTAGTGTTGGAAGGAATTGATTTGGGGACATGTACAAGCAAATGGACTGTGGATTACCTAAGCCAAATTGGAGGGAGGAAAGAGGTGAAGATTCATGTTGCTGCAGTTGCCCAGATGGACTTCATTAGTAAGAACTTTGTATATAG aACTTTACCTTTTGGCAAGTTGGTTCAGAGGGCAGCTGAAGAAAAGCATAAGGAATTCTTTATTTCAGAG GATGAGAAGTACTACCTACGATCACTTGGAGAAGACCCTAGAAAG GATGTTGCAGATATCAGAAAGCAGTTTCCTTTATTGGAAGGAGATATTAAGTTTCCAAAATTCTTCAAAGAAGAGCAGTTCTTTTCCAGTGTTTTTCGAATTAGCTCACCAGGGTTACAACTTTGGACCCACTATGAT GTAATGGATAACTTCTTAATACAAGTGACAGGAAAAAAGCGTGTTGTACTATTCAGTCCTCGAGATGcccaatatttatatttatcag GTACTAAATCAGAAGTACTGAATGTAGATAACCCAGACTTAGCTAAATATCCACTGTTTTCCAAGGCTAGACGGTATGAATGTTCCCTTAAAGCTGGAGATGTATTATTCATTCCTG CTTTATGGTTCCATAATGTAATATCTGAAGAGTTTGGAGTGGGAGTGAATGTCTTTTGGAAGCATCTTCCATCTGAATGCTATGATAAAACGGATACCTATGGAAACAAAGATCCTACAGCAGCATCAAGAGCTGCACAAATTTTGGACAGAGCCTTAAAAACCCTGGCTGAATTACCAGAGGAATACAGGGACTTCTATGCACGGCGAATGGTCTTGCACATTCAAGACAAAGCCTATAGCAAAAACTTTGAATAA
- the TYW5 gene encoding tRNA wybutosine-synthesizing protein 5 isoform X2 has protein sequence MDFISKNFVYRTLPFGKLVQRAAEEKHKEFFISEDEKYYLRSLGEDPRKDVADIRKQFPLLEGDIKFPKFFKEEQFFSSVFRISSPGLQLWTHYDVMDNFLIQVTGKKRVVLFSPRDAQYLYLSGTKSEVLNVDNPDLAKYPLFSKARRYECSLKAGDVLFIPALWFHNVISEEFGVGVNVFWKHLPSECYDKTDTYGNKDPTAASRAAQILDRALKTLAELPEEYRDFYARRMVLHIQDKAYSKNFE, from the exons ATGGACTTCATTAGTAAGAACTTTGTATATAG aACTTTACCTTTTGGCAAGTTGGTTCAGAGGGCAGCTGAAGAAAAGCATAAGGAATTCTTTATTTCAGAG GATGAGAAGTACTACCTACGATCACTTGGAGAAGACCCTAGAAAG GATGTTGCAGATATCAGAAAGCAGTTTCCTTTATTGGAAGGAGATATTAAGTTTCCAAAATTCTTCAAAGAAGAGCAGTTCTTTTCCAGTGTTTTTCGAATTAGCTCACCAGGGTTACAACTTTGGACCCACTATGAT GTAATGGATAACTTCTTAATACAAGTGACAGGAAAAAAGCGTGTTGTACTATTCAGTCCTCGAGATGcccaatatttatatttatcag GTACTAAATCAGAAGTACTGAATGTAGATAACCCAGACTTAGCTAAATATCCACTGTTTTCCAAGGCTAGACGGTATGAATGTTCCCTTAAAGCTGGAGATGTATTATTCATTCCTG CTTTATGGTTCCATAATGTAATATCTGAAGAGTTTGGAGTGGGAGTGAATGTCTTTTGGAAGCATCTTCCATCTGAATGCTATGATAAAACGGATACCTATGGAAACAAAGATCCTACAGCAGCATCAAGAGCTGCACAAATTTTGGACAGAGCCTTAAAAACCCTGGCTGAATTACCAGAGGAATACAGGGACTTCTATGCACGGCGAATGGTCTTGCACATTCAAGACAAAGCCTATAGCAAAAACTTTGAATAA